The window tatatgttgtacatgttgtcttctatagaatgtgagctccttgagggcaaggactgtttcctttttgtctgcatctagtaggcactcaataaacactgattgattgattgaacacagaatatcagagctggaaaggtcCTTGGTATATAGAATGTCCTAGCTTGGAACATGGAGAGAAGGAACTTTTGAACAAATAATGAAGTCAAAGTTGAAAGGGGTCTCCTTAGATCATCAGCtccaactccattttacagatgaggaaacctgtAAATTGAGTCCCACAAAGGACAATCACAAAGTCACATGGAGATATGGCAGAGCTGAAGCTAAACTAGAGCCCTTCTGTTAATCTCATTCTTTGAAATACAGCGGGCTagctctatgtctgtctgtccgtctgtgtatgtgtctctgtgtttccatgtccatgtgtatgtatttatgtgtatatgagATTGAAGAAGCACATGGGTCTGGTATTCTGGGACTGGGAATCATTATCACTGAATTCATTTGAAGAGAAGGCTGGGCAACCAAGTCATTCCTGTGGGACAatcagagagaagaaacagaactGTAACAGAGAGCACAGAGACTTTCCCCAGTCCAGGgtctcattttcccattttgtaaAATCGCATCTTCTCCTTCACCCTTTTCTTCTCATAGTGTATGACGATCAATAATCACAACATGTCATAAGAGTTTAACTGGGTCTCCAGAGGATATTGAGTCAAACATCctcattacaaatgaggaaactgggccagagaaggaaagtgacagTCACAGATCTCGGGTGTCCTGCTCCCAGGGCCAGAGCTCTTTACACTTGAAACTCATTGTCTCTCTCTGACAGAGGGAAGCAGGTAAGAATATGAATAAAGAGATGACTGACAAGAAGGAATCTGTAGGGGCTTCAGGGACAGCAAGGGGAGGCCCATCTATCTCTTCAGCTAAGAGAGATCAGGAAGCAGCAATTTTTCTGCCACCAACAGTTCTGGCCCCCATGACAATGATGAAACCCCATGGGACAGACTCCAAagtaaagaacaagaaagaacttTGCCCCCTCAGCCTTGACCCACTTCCCGTTACTTTGCAAGACATTTGCTTCACTGGGCTTCCATTGCCCCATCTGCCAATTAAGATGGATTGGGCAAGGTGAATCCTCCCCCCGAGACCCAGAGATGATCTTTATTCTGAGTCCTCCCAGCATTGACATTCTCTGCCCAAAGGCTTTCTCCTTACATGCACCCCTAGCTCTGGCATTCTCCCTTCTCAGGATGTTCTCTGTTCCAAGTGCTAGCCTGTTCTGCTACTCCCAGCTCTATGTTCCATGCCCTGATGGTCTAAGGTCCCCATCAGCTGAACTTTTATGTTCGTGGACCTTTCCAGGATTCATAGAACATTATTcctctcctcctccaccaccaccaccttccatcttcctttcttttcccaagaTCCTGAAACTTGGATTCATAACCTTGCAGAGGTTATAAGGAAAGGACATATAACCTTAAAACTAGGGATAACATTTAGGAGAAATCTTGATAAGTAGCCCCAATCATGACACCTATTTTGGGAagtctcctcccctccctcttccccctaaCTGGACAGTGATTTTGCAAGCAATTGCAGAGGCCCTGAACTAGACCGCCCCAGTGTGGATAGAGATTTTACTGGAGTGTTCTTCCCGGTTTCCTGTCCCACCTACTTTTGTATAAAATCTCTACCCCAGGAAAGCTCGGAAGGAAGAACCAGTGAGCAGTAGCTGAGCAGACACTATGTCCTCCTATAACACAGAGCCTGGCCAAAGGTAAGAACTTGGAGCACATACAAGAACAAACACATCCAGCACACTAACAAACCTATAAGTGACACACAAATACAGGAGCAGATAGACGTACACAAATAGAAAGTTAGAAACACAAATGCAAAAACAGATAGGGCAATATACACCTTAGCCCAGAGACATAGCAATAGAAATACAGCTTTACATTTGCATAAATGTAGAGACAATTagtgcatatgcatgtgtatgcaaGAGAAACCAGGACTGTAACAGAAGCGGGGGATTCAATTAATGGTAGAAGTGGGAGGGAATCTTTAATCAGGAAAGCTGGGAATGGGGACTAGAtcaagagaaggggaagaagggagttTCTGGGTCCTACCTAGCTTCTTATGGAGATGGTAAGAGACGAGGCCATCAACCAGGATATCCTAATGCTCccctctaagcctcagttttttaaattgtggtttgtAGCctatatggggtcttgtaactgaatgtgggtgtcatgaaattataatttattatcagtaaatttttgatttgtatacctcttttatatgcctatatatttggggtcatgtaaaaatttctcaagtgaaaagggatcacaagtggaaaaagtttagaaGCTCTGTCATAGACCATGTGACTTAGCTGGTGACTAATTAATTGATTGTAAGTAAGTCATCTCCCCTCTCTGGTCCTAGTTTCCTCTCCTGTAGAATGAAAGGATTGTCTcagtctctttcaactctgagattatGAATTCTAAGAGCTCTGAACAGTTGGGAAAGAGGCTAGCTGGGAGGGATTCCTGGAGAAAGTAGTGCATCAAGTAGACTATGgctgggaagaaagggaaagactgagGGGGAGGGACTTTCTGACTGAAGAGAACTGGATTGTGAGCAAAGACACTAGGATAATGGTAAGAAAGATGACAACCGCCTCCAAATTATGCTGGGAGGTGGGAAGTAGAAACACCACTTGGACTCAAAGACAATGTATAACACTGAAccttggaagggactttaaaggaaGGAGTTTCTCATAGAAGAGCTCTCTCTTGAAAAGAATCATTGTTCAAATTCAAGATATTCATAGAATGTCAGGCTTTACAAAATACCATGTCACAGttggaatttttaaaacatagaatgtGAGATGTCAGAAGCAGTATTATGAACTGGAATGGTCTcttgatttagaatcagaaggcctTCATTCTAGTGCCCATCTCTGCCACATTAACTGACTTTTGGTCTTAAGCAAATCAGTCCCCTTCCTGGGTCCTGTTTCCTCATACAGAGAGGGAGGAAGTTGCTCCAGGTACTTTCTGTGGTCTCtcctaattctaaattctaaatcctgtgatccttTGGAAGGAATATTTGGACAAAGATGTGGTTGGATGTGTCTGAAAACCAGATCCAAAGACTGCCCCCAGATCTGCTCCTCAACTTTATAGCCCTGCAGATCCTGGATCTATCTGATAATATGAAGATGAAGCTGGAGAGTGTGTGGGATCTTGAATGTCAGATTTTTGAAGAGGGTGACACAGCAAGATCTTTCAGAAGGAAATATTTGGGGAAGATGTAAAGGGTTGAGTGGAAAGGAAGACAGTGGAGATGGGAAAAGCTACTAGAAAGCTACTGCTAAAATTCTCTGAACTGTAAGGAAGCTCAGGTGATCATCTGGTTTACCCTTTTTTGACTTATGTCTACTCTGAGGTCCAGAGAATTTCAGGGATTTGGGACAAGATTGCATAGCATCCAAGCAGTGATTCATCTTTTTCTGTCCACAGCTTGGCTGCCTGTGGTCTGAGTAGCTCTCTAGTCATGCAGCTGCTGCTGTTTCTTCTGCTGTTCTCTTCTTCTGGCCAAGCACTTCTTCAGTGTCCCAAGGCCTGCAACTGTACCTTGAAAGTCAATGGCACATCAGCCACGTGTGGCCCTCTGGATAGCTTCCCCATGGGCCTTCCTGTGGATACTACTTTTGTCTCTGTAGAAAATACCAACCTCTCACAGCTCTCAAGTGATGCCCTCAGGGGTCTCTCCAATCTCCAGGAATTGCACCTTTCGGGCAACAGGATTGATAATCTAAACTCTGGGCTTCTGAAATCCACACCCAACCTTGAGGTGCTGGACCTGACATATAACACCTTGTCTGAGCTACCCAGTGGACTCTTCAGAAATTCGACAGTCCTCCACTCCTTGGTGCTGAAAGGAAACAGACTAGAGACTCTCAAAGTGGACTGGCTGGAAGGACTGGTGGCCTTGAAGTGGTTGGATGTGTCTGAAAACCGGATCCAAAGACTGCCCTCAGATCTGCTCTTCAACTTTAGTGCCCTGCAGCTCCTGGATCTATCTGATAATATGTTGCTGGAGCTGCCCCCCAATCTCCTGAAGGGCCTCCCCAACCTCGAAAGACTTCATCTGCAGGGCAACCAGCTCCAGACTCTGGCCGAGGGCACCTTTTCTGCTACACCCTGTCTGCATTACCTTTTCCTCCAGGGAAACCAATTAAATAAGCTGTCTTCCGGCATTTTCAGCTCCTTGGGTAAGCTGGATATGCTTGATCTCTCCAACAATTCGCTGGCACAGGTCCCCAGTGGGCTATTGGATAAGGTGGGCCCGATGAAGGATGGATTTGATCTCTCAGAGAATCCTTGGAAATGTGATGAGGGGTTATGTGGTCTCTACCACTGGATTTTGAATAAGCAGGACAGAATGTTCTTCAAGCATAATACCCTCTGTAGTAGCCCCGAAAACCAAGCAGGCCAGGAGCTCCTGGAAGTGGCTAAGAAAAAAGTCTGTCCGGAGTAACAGGTCCTGTAGGACACAACATGGGGCTCAACCTTCTCAGCTTTGCTCTATGCACATCCCCCTACACGCTCAACAATCTGAACTCATAGTGCAGCACCAACCAAGCAAAGTTTTTCCAAATATTCTCCCCTTGCCCACAGCCCCTGGGCCCTTGAGCCTGACTGACTCAGCATCCCCATAGCCcagtttccccctcccccaaagctTCCTTCTCTATCCCAAACAAGTATTCCCTCCGTATTGATGGAGCATCTCTAGCTTGGCACTTCAAAGCCCTCTCACAGTCAGCAGGATTGCTCTCCCCTTCCATTTTAATAGGAGATGTAAGCTGTCATAGGAAATAAGTCAAATTAAGAATCCAAACAGAGATACAGGAAGATTAATGAGGGATGGTTCTTACTCATTTGGTCATTTGTGTTTTTAAGGAGATGGTATCTCCATGGAAACATTTGGCCCAAATGTACTCAACTGTTTTTAGGTATTAGGAGTCATATGGGCTATTTTCAGAGAGCTGGGTTTTTATgcaattagattgtgaacttcttgagggcaaggtctTGCCACAttttgtgtccccagcacttagcttGGTACCTGGTACATAACAGATGTTTAATAACTTT of the Sarcophilus harrisii chromosome 1, mSarHar1.11, whole genome shotgun sequence genome contains:
- the LRG1 gene encoding leucine-rich alpha-2-glycoprotein, with product MSSYNTEPGQSLAACGLSSSLVMQLLLFLLLFSSSGQALLQCPKACNCTLKVNGTSATCGPLDSFPMGLPVDTTFVSVENTNLSQLSSDALRGLSNLQELHLSGNRIDNLNSGLLKSTPNLEVLDLTYNTLSELPSGLFRNSTVLHSLVLKGNRLETLKVDWLEGLVALKWLDVSENRIQRLPSDLLFNFSALQLLDLSDNMLLELPPNLLKGLPNLERLHLQGNQLQTLAEGTFSATPCLHYLFLQGNQLNKLSSGIFSSLGKLDMLDLSNNSLAQVPSGLLDKVGPMKDGFDLSENPWKCDEGLCGLYHWILNKQDRMFFKHNTLCSSPENQAGQELLEVAKKKVCPE